Proteins encoded together in one Prunus dulcis chromosome 3, ALMONDv2, whole genome shotgun sequence window:
- the LOC117622599 gene encoding thionin-like protein 2 gives MMDKKELRSLAVAYLVLGMMLVGQSTASFESCYGSCFILCVIIPNNTVGSCTLECLKDCIIPTPPLGQSNIQNHNQYNFCKLGCASTLCSNFSTKQNPEVEKVSGCVDSCSGRCKIKNTSPPKKNL, from the exons ATGATGGATAAGAAGGAATTGAGGTCACTGGCGGTCGCTTATTTGGTGCTGGGGATGATGCTTGTGGGTCAGTCCACTGCTTCTTTCGAAAGCTGCTATGGGAGCTGCTTCATCCTCTGTGTCATCATTCCTAACAACACGGTTGGCTCATGCACCCTTGAATGCTTGAAAGATTGCATCATTCCAACCCCTCCTTTAGGTCAGAGTAATATCCAAAACCACAATCAGTATAACTTCTGCAAGCTTGGATGTGCTTCTACCTTGTGTTCCAATTTCAGCACTAAACAAAACCCAG AGGTAGAGAAAGTGAGCGGCTGCGTGGATTCTTGCTCAGGGAGATGTAAAATCAAGAATACCTCACCGCCTAAGAAGAATTTATGA
- the LOC117622656 gene encoding thionin-like protein 2: MENRVMCLVMGYLVLGFLVAQSSAVDNPGCYGNCVDKCRKTKGLFGVAACGVICIAECAFNSPSLHSVPKNSHYFCKIGCASSLCASLLDQENPDIEKVGGCVDSCSDRCASNTFLPPNKN; this comes from the exons ATGGAGAATAGAGTTATGTGTTTAGTGATGGGTTACTTGGTGTTAGGGTTTCTGGTGGCGCAGAGCAGTGCTGTTGACAATCCAGGATGCTACGGCAATTGCGTGGATAAATGTAGGAAAACCAAAGGCCTTTTTGGGGTTGCCGCATGTGGTGTTATATGCATAGCTGAATGTGCGTTCAACAGTCCTTCTTTACATAGTGTCCCCAAAAATAGTCACTACTTCTGCAAGATTGGATGTGCTTCTTCCTTGTGTGCCAGTTTATTGGATCAAGAAAACCCAG ATATTGAGAAAGTGGGCGGCTGTGTAGATTCTTGCTCAGACAGATGCGCCTCGAATACCTTCTTACCACCAAATAAGAACTAG
- the LOC117622390 gene encoding thionin-like protein 2 has translation MEKKGVNMGAAMASLVLLVTLMGRSTAVDNPDCYANCLPKCVKGSVFGTITCAGTCIAQCLAISPSLLSVPKDDHYFCKLGCASSMCASLIDTENPEMGKVGDCVDSCSEKCSISSALPHN, from the exons atggagaagaagggaGTGAATATGGGAGCAGCCATGGCTTCCTTGGTGTTGTTGGTCACGTTGATGGGGCGGTCCACTGCCGTCGACAATCCTGACTGCTACGCCAACTGCCTCCCTAAGTGTGTCAAAGGTAGCGTGTTTGGCACCATCACGTGTGCCGGCACGTGCATAGCGCAATGCTTGGCCATCAGCCCTTCTTTACTTAGTGTACCCAAAGACGATCACTACTTTTGTAAGCTCGGATGTGCTTCTTCCATGTGTGCCAGTTTGATCGATACAGAAAACCCAG AGATGGGGAAAGTGGGCGACTGTGTGGATTCTTGCTCAGAGAAATGCAGCATAAGTAGTGCCTTACCACATAACTAA
- the LOC117622890 gene encoding thionin-like protein 2, which translates to MDKKGVMSLAIIAFLVLGQSNVTRAVENPLCYAQCLTCLYGGPLATLICSGFCAANCMTASPSLRSVPKDNHYFCKLGCASSLCASFITRENPEIAKVGRCADSCSEKCTMMNTLPPN; encoded by the exons ATGGATAAGAAGGGAGTGATGTCTTTAGCGATCATCGCTTTCTTGGTGTTGGGCCAGTCCAACGTTACTAGAGCTGTTGAGAATCCACTGTGTTACGCCCAATGCCTCACTTGTCTCTACGGTGGCCCGTTGGCGACCCTTATATGCAGCGGTTTTTGCGCCGCAAACTGCATGACGGCAAGTCCTTCATTACGCAGTGTCCCAAAAGACAATCACTACTTCTGCAAGCTTGGTTGTGCTTCTTCCTTGTGTGCCAGTTTCATCACTAGAGAAAACCCAG AGATTGCGAAAGTGGGTCGCTGTGCCGATTCTTGTTCAGAGAAATGCACCATGATGAATACCTTACCACCTAATTAG